Proteins from one Thaumasiovibrio subtropicus genomic window:
- a CDS encoding ABC transporter substrate-binding protein, which yields MAKWLSIFSGFIFMCSVYAQSSQGISSQHLVILTSFPESFYSPIQTQFEQSHPHVAVRVINKKTPALIAHLKQDRSPKADLVWLSSADAMAQLQLHGQVSDAYTFAWSQFGFFWDQSRLAALNLPRPDSWETLLQPQFRHQVAMSAPSRSGTNHLIIELILQQYGWEEGWKLLLQLGGNLSTITARSFGVREGILRQRFTVAPVVDFFYRSALAQGANVAFQPMRHTPLIPAQVGLTAHKDTHPKRQQFVDFLLSDQGQAILSLPQVSRISLTDAKQLSAYQPEFDAVLSASRYNTVNALFDQWITHRLEGLHTFWARWHALNNQALTKPQRIELHRIVDRLMQIPVDESVASDPTLNRQLSASQKYDAFYQRITQNWQTEMHTQLTEAMAVLATIESEVTQ from the coding sequence ATGGCAAAGTGGTTGTCGATATTCAGTGGATTCATATTCATGTGCAGTGTCTATGCGCAGAGTAGTCAAGGCATATCCTCACAGCACCTTGTTATCCTCACCTCATTCCCCGAAAGCTTTTACTCACCGATACAAACTCAGTTTGAGCAATCGCACCCCCATGTCGCCGTCCGAGTCATCAATAAAAAAACCCCGGCGCTGATAGCCCACCTCAAACAAGACCGGAGCCCGAAAGCGGATCTGGTCTGGTTGAGCAGCGCCGATGCAATGGCTCAGCTCCAACTCCATGGTCAAGTCTCTGACGCTTACACCTTTGCGTGGTCTCAATTTGGATTTTTCTGGGACCAGAGCAGACTCGCAGCCTTAAATCTCCCTCGGCCAGATAGTTGGGAAACGCTCTTACAGCCACAGTTTCGACACCAAGTTGCGATGAGCGCCCCTTCTCGTTCAGGGACGAATCACCTCATCATTGAGCTTATTTTGCAACAGTATGGATGGGAAGAAGGGTGGAAGTTGTTACTCCAACTTGGCGGCAACCTGTCGACGATTACCGCGCGCAGCTTCGGCGTAAGAGAAGGCATATTGCGACAACGTTTTACCGTCGCGCCTGTGGTCGATTTTTTCTATCGTAGCGCCCTAGCACAAGGTGCCAACGTTGCCTTTCAGCCAATGCGTCACACCCCATTAATCCCCGCTCAAGTTGGGTTAACCGCGCATAAGGATACACACCCTAAACGCCAACAGTTTGTCGACTTTTTATTGTCCGACCAAGGACAAGCAATCCTATCACTGCCCCAAGTCAGCCGCATATCCTTGACGGATGCCAAGCAGCTCAGCGCATACCAACCTGAGTTTGATGCGGTTCTCTCCGCATCACGATACAATACGGTCAATGCCTTGTTCGACCAGTGGATTACGCATCGACTGGAAGGACTTCACACCTTCTGGGCGCGGTGGCACGCACTGAATAATCAAGCGCTGACCAAGCCACAGCGCATTGAACTCCACCGTATCGTTGATCGCTTGATGCAAATCCCGGTTGACGAATCTGTTGCCTCAGACCCAACACTAAATCGGCAACTGAGCGCATCACAAAAGTATGATGCGTTCTATCAGCGTATTACTCAAAACTGGCAGACTGAAATGCACACGCAACTGACCGAAGCGATGGCAGTACTCGCTACAATAGAGAGCGAGGTGACGCAATGA
- a CDS encoding DNA internalization-related competence protein ComEC/Rec2 — MRLLALALVIPILVSPWWPRLLSLSELLAIVGSVVVFILVSRKNYYFFVPLVSFCIGVCILHIHAAHYRFTAAQLVTTSSDQPQDITIVGRVVTLSSSSFSQNSILVSVREINETKLPILSRPLLRLYYPKPPERWMKSGQTGEWTIRHRLPFGRVNVAGFDSEKYAVANGVHGTGRVIGSVIKETSVTLRQRLFDRVVRLTDGLASQRFLLALSFGYRAGLTQDDWQHLASSGLSHLMAISGLHIGMLFVIGWRIGGVILRFVPDTRYHPVYPLIIGLVAATFYAWLSGWSLSAQRALLMCVVASVWLINVKRYRPIDLWLFTLAIVLVIQPFSTLGYALWLSFGAVIALIALHTWCRTLGKWQQIIVMQLGLSLMLSPLQQTLFGGISLLSPILNLFAIPYFAFSVVPTLMMTLLITLISSTVSDNALVRWIAEGLWWCADMALWPINAMLPLFEGQLVSLSPSWRWAAVVAVIAAILCWLLPRRYWRMHFVVAGVLILTLQSRGLSYRDWQLSMLDVGHGLAIVITQGEEAVLYDTGKSWQGGSMANSVVTPVLEQWQITELVGLLISHGDNDHDGGANDITAYWQPSWQRSSDYREGYQPCSRGQSWSWGRLRFEVLWPPRQVKRARNPHSCVVQISDGRHRVVLTGDIDAISELLLAQDAPINTHWVTVVSVPHHGSKTSSTQRFIDLLSPDIALASVSRTNPWGLPSEAVKQRYVQSGAQWLTTVEHGQITITFSELGYQWSGERSSRQNYWYRKLFVELEGSK, encoded by the coding sequence ATGAGATTACTTGCATTGGCCCTTGTGATACCCATTTTGGTATCGCCTTGGTGGCCCCGGCTTTTATCACTATCTGAGTTGCTGGCAATAGTTGGCAGTGTAGTGGTATTTATTCTGGTGTCACGTAAAAACTATTACTTTTTTGTACCGCTTGTCAGTTTTTGTATCGGAGTGTGTATCCTGCATATTCATGCGGCACATTACCGTTTTACCGCCGCTCAGCTTGTCACAACATCCTCGGATCAGCCGCAGGATATTACCATAGTCGGTCGTGTCGTTACCCTGAGTTCTTCCTCTTTTTCCCAAAATTCAATTTTGGTTTCGGTTAGGGAAATAAACGAGACAAAATTGCCTATTTTATCCCGCCCTTTGCTGCGACTGTATTATCCTAAGCCGCCAGAAAGATGGATGAAAAGTGGACAGACGGGAGAATGGACGATTCGCCATCGATTACCTTTTGGACGGGTTAACGTGGCGGGTTTTGATAGCGAGAAGTATGCGGTTGCGAATGGCGTTCATGGCACGGGGCGCGTTATTGGCAGTGTTATCAAAGAAACGAGTGTTACACTCCGCCAAAGGCTTTTTGACCGAGTGGTGCGCTTGACTGACGGGTTGGCGAGCCAACGCTTTTTGTTGGCACTAAGCTTTGGCTATCGTGCAGGTTTAACGCAAGATGACTGGCAACACCTTGCGAGCAGTGGTTTATCTCACCTGATGGCTATCTCTGGCTTACATATCGGAATGCTCTTTGTTATCGGGTGGCGGATAGGAGGAGTGATTCTTCGTTTTGTCCCTGATACCCGTTATCACCCTGTATATCCTCTTATTATCGGTCTTGTCGCGGCGACGTTTTACGCCTGGCTGTCTGGATGGAGCTTGTCCGCGCAACGTGCGCTATTGATGTGTGTAGTCGCTAGCGTATGGCTTATCAATGTGAAACGGTATCGGCCCATCGACCTCTGGCTGTTTACTCTTGCCATAGTATTGGTTATTCAACCTTTTTCTACTCTGGGATATGCCCTTTGGCTTTCATTCGGTGCCGTTATTGCCCTCATTGCGTTGCATACGTGGTGCAGAACGTTGGGTAAGTGGCAGCAGATTATAGTGATGCAGTTAGGGCTTAGTTTGATGTTATCCCCATTACAGCAAACTTTGTTTGGGGGCATTTCGTTACTGAGCCCCATACTCAACCTATTCGCAATCCCTTACTTTGCGTTCAGTGTGGTACCCACTCTGATGATGACGCTCCTTATAACCCTGATTTCATCGACAGTTTCTGACAACGCTTTGGTGCGCTGGATAGCTGAAGGACTTTGGTGGTGTGCAGATATGGCGCTATGGCCGATTAATGCGATGCTGCCATTGTTTGAGGGACAACTAGTTTCACTATCCCCGTCATGGAGATGGGCCGCGGTTGTGGCGGTGATTGCAGCCATTTTGTGTTGGTTATTGCCGCGTCGTTATTGGCGTATGCATTTTGTGGTCGCAGGGGTACTTATTTTGACGCTGCAGAGTAGGGGCCTTTCTTATCGTGACTGGCAATTGAGCATGCTGGATGTTGGACATGGGTTAGCCATCGTGATCACCCAAGGCGAAGAGGCCGTGTTGTACGATACGGGTAAAAGCTGGCAAGGCGGGAGCATGGCGAACAGCGTTGTTACACCCGTTTTGGAGCAATGGCAGATAACCGAGTTGGTGGGTTTGCTAATCAGTCATGGTGATAATGACCATGACGGCGGTGCTAACGATATAACGGCATACTGGCAACCCAGTTGGCAAAGAAGTAGCGACTATCGTGAAGGATATCAACCTTGTAGCCGGGGGCAGTCTTGGTCTTGGGGAAGACTGAGATTCGAGGTGCTTTGGCCGCCAAGGCAGGTGAAACGTGCACGTAATCCGCACTCTTGCGTTGTGCAGATCAGTGATGGTCGACATCGTGTTGTATTGACAGGGGATATTGATGCCATCTCAGAACTGCTCTTAGCACAGGATGCCCCAATAAACACTCATTGGGTGACCGTGGTTTCGGTCCCGCACCATGGTAGTAAAACCTCCTCGACTCAGCGATTTATCGACCTACTGTCTCCTGATATCGCATTGGCTTCTGTTTCGCGGACAAACCCTTGGGGCTTGCCATCCGAAGCTGTAAAGCAACGGTATGTGCAAAGTGGGGCTCAATGGCTGACAACCGTTGAACATGGGCAGATCACGATCACATTTAGCGAACTTGGTTATCAATGGAGTGGCGAAAGAAGCAGCAGGCAAAACTATTGGTATCGTAAGTTATTTGTTGAGTTGGAAGGAAGTAAGTAG
- a CDS encoding Trm112 family protein, whose protein sequence is MDHRLLEIVACPLCKGKLNFDKDNNELICKFDRLAYPIRDGIPVLLETEARLIPVDEVKPT, encoded by the coding sequence ATGGATCACCGACTGCTTGAAATCGTGGCTTGCCCATTGTGTAAAGGTAAGCTGAATTTTGATAAGGATAATAACGAGTTGATTTGTAAGTTTGATCGATTGGCTTACCCAATTCGCGACGGTATTCCGGTGTTGTTGGAAACGGAAGCTCGGCTCATTCCTGTTGATGAGGTGAAACCAACATGA
- a CDS encoding ATP-binding protein produces MKKRHSIATRIFALFVLLGSLAIGLVITNALTLQNLTRASESWVEEQLPILVSAAKFAEQGGQITTAATNLALATNTSGLNKAHQDLQKALPRLTSIDPKQVSVHRQNEIHTLANALSDNIDQIYTNTQQKLIVQQQQRQTRQQLYWMQIDFVDEVIPLSQESQFNLGLLMEKLKRRQQLTAEEFARLNTESNTQTQLLKLEADVNLVLDLLQRVSLFDNRTDILAAQSMIDETVVAIAEQIDALAPLPSTVTIRQIALQLNEFITGQSSTINKSLKVLALDEGNQSLLAENQAMVQRMGLIVTQAVDNAERQATSTAIALSKQLSESRFQLNFTLGVIIVLVIFVAVFLRTQLLNRLEKVLRSMRHLAQGELQQPITIKGQDEVASLARATNVFNETAKQLRQRTQDLEEKNNQLLDEILQRQQAEMELKETQEELVQAGKLAVLGQLTTGIVHEFSQPLAAIRSNTYLANQYLDQHNSEKTKEKLNTIDRITERATRLCQHLKSFARKSDDEITRTPLRNVIIDAIDLFTDKLPKPWYQIEVEPTLSVVANPVRLEQVLVNLISNSLDAIQAKQGNTEQPARYEPHLQIRATRRGDTVQIHIIDNGCGMNEAQLTQIFEPFFTTKDVGNGLGLGMSITHNIIQDFGGTIQITSSPQVGTEVTLCLKSM; encoded by the coding sequence ATGAAAAAACGCCACAGTATCGCCACCCGTATTTTCGCCCTATTCGTCTTATTAGGCAGTCTTGCTATTGGCTTAGTCATTACGAATGCCCTTACTTTGCAAAACCTCACTCGGGCTTCTGAGAGCTGGGTAGAAGAGCAACTGCCCATCTTAGTGTCTGCGGCAAAGTTTGCCGAACAAGGCGGGCAAATCACCACCGCCGCGACAAACTTAGCACTCGCGACTAACACCTCAGGGTTAAACAAGGCCCATCAAGATCTGCAAAAAGCGCTCCCTCGGCTAACGTCAATCGACCCAAAACAGGTCAGTGTACATCGGCAAAACGAAATCCATACTCTTGCTAACGCGCTCAGCGACAACATTGACCAAATTTACACTAACACCCAGCAGAAGTTGATCGTTCAACAACAGCAACGGCAAACTCGCCAACAACTCTACTGGATGCAGATTGACTTTGTCGATGAAGTCATTCCACTAAGCCAAGAGAGTCAGTTTAACCTTGGGTTATTGATGGAGAAGCTCAAACGCCGCCAACAACTTACCGCAGAAGAGTTTGCGCGGCTGAACACCGAAAGTAATACCCAAACGCAACTGCTCAAGCTCGAAGCCGACGTGAATCTGGTACTCGACTTACTCCAGCGAGTCTCACTATTTGATAACCGTACCGACATTCTCGCGGCGCAAAGCATGATAGATGAAACCGTCGTCGCCATTGCTGAGCAAATTGATGCCCTGGCTCCCTTGCCAAGCACAGTCACCATCCGGCAAATCGCACTGCAGTTAAACGAGTTCATTACAGGACAGTCCAGCACCATTAATAAAAGCCTGAAAGTGCTCGCACTCGACGAAGGAAATCAATCTCTTCTCGCAGAAAATCAAGCCATGGTGCAGCGTATGGGGCTGATCGTCACTCAAGCTGTCGACAATGCGGAAAGACAAGCGACCTCCACAGCCATCGCACTGAGCAAGCAGTTAAGTGAGAGCCGCTTCCAACTCAATTTCACGTTAGGCGTGATCATTGTTTTAGTCATATTTGTGGCTGTTTTTCTACGAACCCAACTGCTTAACCGACTCGAAAAAGTACTGCGCAGTATGCGCCATTTGGCACAAGGAGAGCTTCAACAACCCATCACGATTAAAGGGCAAGATGAAGTGGCCTCGCTGGCTCGTGCGACCAATGTTTTTAATGAAACCGCGAAACAACTTCGCCAACGAACCCAAGATCTGGAGGAGAAGAACAACCAATTGCTCGATGAGATCTTGCAGCGCCAGCAAGCAGAAATGGAGCTTAAAGAGACGCAAGAAGAGTTAGTGCAAGCAGGGAAACTCGCAGTACTTGGTCAACTAACGACTGGGATCGTGCATGAGTTCAGTCAACCGCTCGCAGCGATTCGCTCTAACACCTATCTCGCTAACCAGTATCTTGATCAGCACAACAGCGAAAAAACAAAAGAGAAACTCAACACCATAGATAGAATCACCGAACGTGCAACACGGCTATGTCAGCACCTCAAATCGTTTGCACGTAAAAGCGATGATGAGATTACAAGAACCCCCCTACGCAACGTGATCATCGATGCCATTGATCTGTTCACCGATAAGCTCCCCAAACCTTGGTATCAGATTGAGGTTGAACCTACGCTCAGTGTCGTCGCCAACCCTGTCCGCCTCGAACAAGTCTTAGTCAATCTCATCAGCAATAGTCTAGATGCAATACAAGCGAAACAAGGTAACACCGAGCAACCAGCGCGTTACGAGCCCCACTTGCAGATCCGAGCCACTCGCCGTGGCGATACCGTTCAGATTCATATTATTGACAACGGTTGCGGTATGAATGAAGCGCAACTCACCCAAATTTTTGAACCTTTTTTCACTACCAAAGACGTCGGGAATGGCCTGGGACTGGGTATGTCCATCACCCATAACATCATCCAAGATTTTGGTGGCACCATACAGATAACATCGTCCCCCCAAGTCGGCACGGAGGTCACCTTATGTCTCAAATCCATGTAG
- the kdsB gene encoding 3-deoxy-manno-octulosonate cytidylyltransferase encodes MSFTVIIPARYQSSRLPAKPLADIAGKPMIQWVYEQASKSGARQVIVATDDQRIADAVEGFGGVVCMTREDHNSGTERLAEVVEKFALADDEIVVNVQGDEPLIPPVVIDQVAENLACNNVALMATLAVNIDHEDEVFNPNAVKVVTDAQGFALYFSRASIPWDRDHFATEPKAIVQPLMRHIGIYAYRAGFINRYISWEPTPLEQIEALEQLRVLYYGEKIHVEVAKEVPPAGVDTQADLDAVRAYLNR; translated from the coding sequence ATGAGTTTCACCGTCATCATTCCGGCGCGATATCAATCAAGTCGACTTCCTGCGAAACCACTCGCTGATATTGCTGGAAAGCCCATGATTCAGTGGGTGTATGAACAAGCGAGTAAAAGCGGCGCGCGTCAGGTGATTGTCGCGACCGATGACCAGCGCATTGCCGATGCTGTGGAGGGTTTTGGTGGTGTGGTCTGTATGACTCGTGAAGATCATAATTCAGGTACAGAGCGCCTTGCTGAAGTGGTTGAAAAATTTGCCTTGGCTGACGATGAGATTGTCGTCAACGTGCAAGGCGATGAGCCACTTATTCCTCCTGTCGTGATTGACCAAGTTGCAGAGAATTTAGCGTGTAACAATGTCGCTCTAATGGCGACATTGGCGGTGAACATTGACCATGAAGATGAAGTCTTTAATCCGAATGCGGTGAAAGTGGTCACTGATGCTCAAGGCTTCGCGCTCTATTTTTCTCGTGCTTCCATTCCGTGGGATCGCGACCATTTTGCGACTGAGCCAAAAGCGATCGTCCAACCTTTAATGCGTCATATTGGTATCTATGCCTACCGAGCCGGGTTTATTAATCGTTACATTAGCTGGGAACCCACGCCCTTGGAGCAAATAGAAGCGTTAGAGCAACTTCGTGTGCTCTATTACGGCGAAAAAATTCATGTGGAAGTGGCGAAAGAAGTACCACCTGCTGGGGTTGACACACAAGCTGATCTCGATGCGGTGCGCGCTTACCTGAATCGTTAA
- the msbA gene encoding lipid A ABC transporter ATP-binding protein/permease MsbA, with product MTNKTDETTWQTFKRLWPYISVYKAGLVVAVIALILNAAADTLMISMIKPLLDESFGFDDLNSSFLAMMPFYLIGLMVLRGLSGFVSTYCLNWVSGHVVMKIRRQLFNHFMKMPVSYFDKEASGSLLSRITYDSEQVAASTSGALVTIVREGASIVGLMALMFYHSWQLSAILLVVAPVVAMTIGIVSKRFRKVSKNMQEAMGSVTSSAEQMLKGHKVVLSYGGQQVEKNRFEVVSNRMRQQTMKLVTAQAAANPIVQIIASSALVVVLILANTEAIHSQLSAGTFALVFGAMFGLMRPLKSLTNVTSQFQRGMAACETLFGLMDLETEKDNGSFEVARAKGEIKVNDVTFTYPSKESPALRNVSFDLPAGQTIALVGRSGSGKSTIANLMTRFYDIDSGEITLDDHKLTDYKLVNLRDQVAIVSQNVHLFNDTIANNIAYAAEEKYSREEIERAAKLAYATDFINDMENGFDTVIGENGVSLSGGQRQRLAIARALLRNAPVLILDEATSALDTESERAIQAALDELQKDRTAIVIAHRLSTIEGADQILVVDEGEIIERGTHQELLALKGAYSQLHQIQFGDSA from the coding sequence ATGACCAACAAAACTGACGAAACTACCTGGCAGACGTTTAAACGTTTGTGGCCCTACATTAGCGTTTATAAAGCCGGTCTTGTCGTAGCAGTGATTGCACTCATACTCAATGCTGCCGCTGATACATTAATGATTTCAATGATTAAGCCACTGCTTGATGAGAGTTTCGGTTTTGATGACCTCAATTCTAGCTTTCTTGCCATGATGCCGTTCTATCTGATCGGGTTAATGGTACTGCGGGGGCTGTCTGGATTCGTTTCTACTTACTGCTTGAATTGGGTTTCCGGCCATGTCGTGATGAAAATTCGCCGCCAGTTGTTTAACCACTTTATGAAAATGCCAGTTAGCTACTTCGATAAGGAAGCTTCCGGTTCATTGTTGTCGCGAATTACCTACGATTCAGAGCAAGTGGCAGCCTCGACCAGTGGCGCATTGGTGACCATAGTGCGAGAAGGGGCATCAATTGTTGGTTTGATGGCACTAATGTTCTATCACAGCTGGCAACTCTCAGCCATTTTATTGGTTGTTGCCCCTGTTGTGGCAATGACGATTGGCATCGTTTCCAAACGTTTCCGTAAAGTGTCAAAAAACATGCAAGAAGCCATGGGCTCTGTGACCAGCAGTGCAGAGCAAATGCTAAAAGGACACAAGGTTGTTTTAAGTTACGGTGGTCAGCAAGTAGAGAAAAACCGCTTTGAAGTGGTGAGCAATCGCATGCGCCAACAAACGATGAAGTTGGTGACGGCGCAGGCAGCAGCAAACCCGATTGTTCAGATCATTGCGTCTTCGGCATTGGTGGTGGTTTTGATTCTTGCCAATACAGAAGCGATTCACTCGCAACTGTCGGCAGGCACGTTTGCATTAGTGTTTGGCGCTATGTTTGGCCTGATGCGTCCGTTGAAATCCTTAACTAACGTTACTTCGCAGTTCCAGCGCGGTATGGCGGCATGTGAAACGTTGTTTGGTCTGATGGATCTTGAAACTGAAAAAGACAACGGCAGTTTTGAGGTAGCGCGTGCTAAGGGCGAAATCAAAGTGAATGACGTGACCTTTACTTATCCAAGTAAAGAGTCGCCAGCATTGCGTAATGTCAGTTTTGACTTGCCTGCGGGGCAGACGATCGCGTTAGTCGGACGGAGCGGGTCAGGTAAAAGTACTATCGCCAATCTAATGACGCGCTTTTATGATATCGACAGTGGTGAAATTACACTGGATGATCACAAGCTAACCGATTACAAGTTGGTTAACCTTCGCGATCAGGTCGCTATTGTGTCGCAAAATGTGCATCTATTTAACGATACTATCGCAAACAATATTGCTTACGCGGCGGAAGAGAAGTACAGCCGTGAAGAGATAGAACGCGCAGCTAAATTGGCTTACGCCACCGACTTCATCAATGATATGGAGAACGGGTTTGATACTGTCATTGGCGAAAATGGCGTCAGTTTGTCGGGTGGTCAGCGACAACGCCTTGCCATTGCACGAGCACTATTGCGAAATGCGCCAGTACTTATTCTTGATGAAGCAACATCGGCACTAGATACCGAGTCGGAGCGCGCTATTCAGGCTGCGCTAGATGAGCTACAAAAAGATCGCACCGCGATCGTGATTGCGCATCGCTTGTCGACCATTGAAGGGGCAGACCAGATACTCGTTGTTGATGAAGGTGAGATCATTGAACGTGGTACTCACCAAGAGCTACTGGCGCTAAAAGGAGCCTATTCACAGTTACATCAAATACAGTTCGGTGACAGTGCATGA
- the lpxK gene encoding tetraacyldisaccharide 4'-kinase, whose protein sequence is MIETLWFQPRWYHRLLWPLLWPLSRVYRSISRKRKLEFETAKRVSYRPSVPVIVVGNITAGGNGKTPVVVWLVEWLKQQGYRPGVVSRGYGAKAPHYPYVVKKDSPAEHAGDEPLLIRQRTRVPVVIAPRRARAVAELEKQGVNIVVTDDGLQHYALQRDIEVIVIDGQRRFGNEEFIPLGPLREGLERLKTADLLITNGGEPQENECAMRLKPSRFVNVKTGKKVEASHFEHAVAIAGIGHPPRFFDTLTDLGIALEKTVGFADHQAYDAETLNNLTPSQQPLLMTEKDAVKCRHFSQPHWWYLPVDAEMDSRVAETLRVALDKVKEKYGSPTA, encoded by the coding sequence ATGATAGAGACGCTGTGGTTTCAACCTCGTTGGTATCACCGCTTATTGTGGCCCTTGTTGTGGCCACTAAGTCGCGTTTATCGCTCGATTTCGCGGAAACGCAAATTAGAGTTTGAAACAGCGAAGCGCGTCAGTTATCGCCCAAGTGTCCCTGTGATTGTTGTAGGCAATATAACGGCCGGAGGAAATGGGAAAACACCGGTCGTGGTATGGCTTGTTGAGTGGTTAAAGCAGCAAGGGTATCGTCCGGGTGTCGTTTCTCGAGGCTATGGCGCGAAAGCGCCGCATTACCCTTATGTCGTAAAAAAGGACTCGCCAGCCGAACATGCTGGTGATGAGCCACTGTTAATCCGGCAACGAACACGTGTTCCCGTGGTTATCGCGCCGCGACGAGCAAGAGCCGTGGCAGAGTTGGAAAAACAAGGCGTCAACATTGTCGTCACAGACGATGGCCTGCAGCACTACGCGTTGCAACGTGACATCGAAGTGATCGTGATTGATGGTCAGCGTCGGTTCGGGAATGAAGAGTTCATACCGTTAGGGCCGCTTCGTGAAGGGCTTGAGCGGTTAAAAACAGCGGATCTGCTGATCACCAATGGCGGTGAGCCGCAAGAGAATGAATGCGCGATGAGGCTGAAGCCAAGCCGATTTGTCAATGTCAAAACAGGCAAAAAAGTCGAAGCGAGCCACTTTGAACATGCTGTCGCCATTGCGGGTATCGGCCATCCGCCTCGCTTCTTCGATACGTTGACTGACTTAGGTATCGCATTGGAAAAAACGGTGGGCTTTGCGGATCATCAAGCCTATGATGCAGAGACACTGAACAATTTAACGCCATCACAGCAGCCTTTGCTAATGACAGAGAAAGATGCAGTGAAATGTCGCCACTTTTCTCAACCTCATTGGTGGTATTTACCTGTCGACGCTGAGATGGATAGCCGCGTAGCAGAAACGCTACGTGTGGCATTAGATAAAGTAAAGGAAAAATATGGATCACCGACTGCTTGA
- a CDS encoding DUF2062 domain-containing protein, with the protein MPKKLIKRFIPSHEHIKRQKALSVFGSLLHNPNLWCLNRRSASGAFAVGLFMTFVPLPSQMIMAAGLAIAFGVNLPLSVTLVWISNPITMPIMFYLAYKVGAWLLNTPRHEFYFELSWSYLAEQMSILGPPFLLGCLVCGLLFALFGYFSIQWLWRYSVVRSWNKRRIRRLSLKIPADKLKKVLPGSRKPAENDAKPD; encoded by the coding sequence ATGCCAAAAAAGTTAATTAAACGATTTATTCCGAGCCATGAGCACATCAAACGCCAAAAAGCGTTAAGTGTTTTCGGCTCGTTGTTGCACAACCCTAACTTATGGTGTCTCAATCGTCGTTCTGCTTCCGGTGCCTTCGCTGTCGGTCTCTTCATGACCTTCGTTCCTTTACCCAGCCAAATGATCATGGCGGCAGGCCTCGCTATCGCCTTTGGCGTCAACCTACCACTTTCAGTAACCTTGGTGTGGATCTCTAATCCCATCACGATGCCAATCATGTTCTACTTGGCATACAAAGTCGGCGCATGGCTACTTAATACCCCAAGGCACGAGTTCTACTTCGAGTTATCATGGAGTTATCTTGCCGAGCAAATGTCCATTCTTGGCCCGCCATTCCTATTAGGCTGCCTCGTTTGTGGGCTTCTCTTTGCGCTGTTTGGCTATTTTAGTATTCAATGGCTGTGGCGATATTCCGTTGTGCGCAGTTGGAACAAACGTCGAATTCGCCGCCTATCGTTAAAAATACCTGCCGATAAACTCAAAAAAGTGTTACCTGGCAGCCGCAAACCGGCAGAAAATGACGCTAAGCCTGACTAG
- a CDS encoding response regulator: MNKYLILCIDDEREVLDSVLNDLGEFESHFAIEACESVEEAREVLQEYQQEGTPLALALCDHIMPDVTGVEFLISLTDHDSTRPARKLLLTGQAGLEETVEAVNHASLDYFIAKPWKKEQLQSVITEQLTTYIIENEKELMPWIQVLDAERILKAMSDNRTSFGE; the protein is encoded by the coding sequence ATGAATAAGTACCTGATTTTATGTATTGATGACGAGCGCGAAGTATTGGATAGCGTGCTCAACGACCTAGGTGAATTTGAAAGCCACTTTGCCATTGAGGCCTGTGAAAGTGTCGAAGAGGCGCGTGAAGTGTTGCAAGAGTACCAGCAAGAAGGGACACCATTGGCGCTCGCCTTGTGTGACCACATCATGCCAGACGTCACTGGCGTAGAGTTTTTGATCTCTCTGACTGACCATGACTCAACCCGTCCAGCCCGAAAACTGTTGCTGACAGGGCAAGCAGGACTGGAAGAAACCGTTGAAGCCGTTAACCACGCTAGTCTCGATTACTTTATTGCTAAGCCATGGAAAAAAGAGCAGCTACAAAGCGTGATCACTGAGCAACTCACGACCTATATCATTGAAAATGAAAAAGAGTTAATGCCATGGATTCAAGTACTTGATGCTGAACGTATCCTAAAGGCGATGAGTGATAATCGCACCAGTTTTGGTGAGTAA